AGGACGACCGAAAGTCCAGTCGCTGGCGACTGAAGGCTCTCCAGGAAAAAACTCACCCCCAAGGATTGCGCCGCAGCCAGTGCAACTGTGCCATACCGCGTATATTGTATAATCTTTTTTCGCCCCGCTTCCCCTTCTTTTTGCAACTTTTGAAGAGATGGCACGACAGCACCCATCAATTGAAAAATAATGGACGCGCTGATATAAGGCATAATACCCAGTGCAAATACCGTCGCACGGGTAAATGCCCCACCTACAAACATGTCGTAGAGACCAAAGATCGTTTGGCTGGTGCCTGCAAAAAATTCTCCCAGGGCAACCCGATCTATTCCGGGTATGGGAATCTGCCCTCCCAGGCGATAAATCGCCAGAATACCCAGCGTAAATAACACCTTATATCGCAGTTCCGGAATTTTAAAAACGCTCTTGACGCTCTCGAGCAACACCGCCTCCTCTCAGCCGAGCTCAGTCGGTTTTGGCCTCAACATCTCCGCCAGCTGCAAGAACTTTTTTTTCTGCCGCAGCTGATATTGCCTGAACCCGAATCTGCAATGGTACAGAAATTTCGCCTCGCCCCAAAATTTTCACAGGGCGTTTTGTAGAGGCAATCAAACCCGCATCTTTGAGCACTTCGGGGGTAATCTCACCCGAAAACTCCCTACTTGCCAAATCGTCGAGGTTTACGACCTGATAGGTCACCCGAAAAGGATTGTTAAACCCAACTTTCGGCAAGCGCCGGTGCAGGGGTGTTTGTCCCCCTTCAAACCCAACTTTGCGTTTGGATCCCGAACGCGCCCGCTGCCCTTTGTGCCCTTTAC
The genomic region above belongs to Gemmatimonadota bacterium and contains:
- a CDS encoding 50S ribosomal protein L15 yields the protein MKLGNLSPPQGATSKKKRLGIGPGSGTGKTAGKGHKGQRARSGSKRKVGFEGGQTPLHRRLPKVGFNNPFRVTYQVVNLDDLASREFSGEITPEVLKDAGLIASTKRPVKILGRGEISVPLQIRVQAISAAAEKKVLAAGGDVEAKTD